Proteins from a single region of Haloterrigena alkaliphila:
- a CDS encoding DNA-binding protein yields the protein MSQVETTPHEIEGRWKWPDWGRGPYDALSSVMLGPPVEGYLELDVEIDGEPWHLKVSYSKSGFAPRLSDGINAERLYEWDIVGRGRGERKASFNISPRFPNMRHWETGDRLQLPWENQVGDVDGVDVEYHTSNIEPERGLELLPEFYAAIFDEANERVHPEYFRTEPHSASRMWAYERYVRIRREWAEKLSSAGVLQKIAHYLSDLEGVKAELHIDNEEVVNHQNRLFLNPASAAKLLPGHTYGRKFEIYQLKDPDAVSKDHPSYHPKVEVLVNKSMNDGEAWAWADRHAVTKQIEETLLNALHWEDIPLGPDGNGVYVADDHFDAVAREKPVELYEDPTPRLEAKSDHLLITTLRDMGETARDVTERVATDGGATVDGLADQLGKHPATIYRAIEDLGDVLELDQGDISFRARKYREELRALVESAEYAIESYADRMQHLMGLADHVAKSSPFQKWLAQNGADLEFDGQGEPRRMRIDTILSRLKSDSFENVATIASEALEKWSKSGNDPTILRGAELTWKTPGGGTETGFVGAVADR from the coding sequence ATGAGTCAGGTCGAGACGACGCCCCACGAGATCGAGGGCCGCTGGAAGTGGCCCGACTGGGGCCGTGGACCGTACGACGCACTCTCGTCGGTGATGCTCGGGCCGCCTGTCGAGGGGTACCTCGAGTTGGACGTCGAGATCGACGGCGAGCCGTGGCACCTGAAGGTCAGTTACAGCAAATCCGGGTTCGCGCCGCGACTTTCGGACGGAATCAACGCCGAACGGCTCTACGAGTGGGACATCGTGGGTCGTGGGCGCGGTGAGCGAAAGGCATCGTTCAATATCTCGCCGCGGTTCCCGAACATGCGCCACTGGGAGACTGGCGATCGCCTCCAGCTCCCCTGGGAGAATCAGGTGGGTGACGTCGACGGGGTCGACGTCGAGTATCACACGAGTAACATCGAACCCGAGCGCGGCCTCGAACTCCTGCCGGAGTTCTACGCGGCGATATTCGACGAGGCGAACGAGCGCGTTCATCCGGAGTACTTCCGTACCGAACCCCACTCAGCGAGCCGCATGTGGGCGTACGAGCGATACGTGCGGATTCGACGCGAGTGGGCGGAAAAACTCTCGTCGGCCGGTGTGCTCCAGAAGATCGCTCACTACCTCTCAGACCTCGAGGGAGTTAAGGCGGAACTCCATATCGACAACGAGGAGGTAGTCAACCACCAGAACCGGCTGTTTCTGAACCCCGCATCGGCCGCGAAGTTGCTGCCGGGCCATACCTACGGACGGAAGTTCGAGATCTACCAGCTGAAGGACCCGGACGCGGTTTCGAAAGACCACCCGTCGTACCACCCGAAGGTGGAGGTGCTGGTGAACAAGTCGATGAACGACGGTGAGGCATGGGCATGGGCCGATCGCCACGCGGTCACCAAGCAGATCGAGGAGACGCTGTTGAACGCGCTCCATTGGGAAGACATCCCGCTCGGTCCCGACGGGAACGGTGTGTACGTCGCCGACGACCATTTCGACGCTGTTGCCCGAGAGAAGCCGGTCGAACTCTACGAGGATCCGACGCCCCGCCTCGAGGCGAAGTCGGATCACCTGTTGATCACGACGCTGCGAGACATGGGCGAGACCGCTCGCGACGTCACCGAGCGAGTCGCGACCGACGGCGGTGCGACGGTCGACGGCCTCGCCGACCAGCTGGGCAAGCACCCCGCGACGATCTACCGGGCGATCGAAGATCTCGGTGATGTCCTCGAACTCGACCAGGGCGACATCTCGTTTCGCGCCCGGAAGTACCGCGAGGAGTTGCGGGCGCTCGTCGAGTCCGCCGAGTACGCGATCGAGAGCTACGCCGACCGGATGCAGCACCTCATGGGGCTGGCTGATCACGTCGCCAAGTCCTCGCCGTTCCAGAAGTGGCTCGCACAGAACGGCGCCGACCTCGAGTTCGACGGCCAGGGCGAACCGCGGCGGATGCGAATCGACACGATCCTTTCGCGGCTGAAGTCGGATAGCTTCGAGAACGTTGCGACGATCGCCAGCGAGGCCCTCGAGAAGTGGTCGAAGTCGGGGAACGATCCGACGATCCTCCGGGGCGCCGAGCTCACCTGGAAGACTCCCGGCGGCGGAACAGAGACCGGATTCGTCGGCGCCGTCGCCGATCGCTGA